The Lycium barbarum isolate Lr01 chromosome 9, ASM1917538v2, whole genome shotgun sequence genome has a segment encoding these proteins:
- the LOC132611841 gene encoding MYB-like transcription factor EOBI, whose product MPRVPPQQQQSTNMEEIKKGAWSPEEDQKLKSYIIRYGIWNWSQMPKFAGLSRTGKSCRLRWMNYLRPDVKRGPFTMEEVEIVIKMYQELGNRWSAIAAKISGRTDNEIKNFFHTHLKKHLKLKNIDASMKSKVKRKRVEKTKKSEEINNAGKAQEKTLSFLAIGPTMTTDNNSMIGTSTNNSSSLMVSPCGSSSYNSIITFDESQRMNVDQPIIEMENTVILESNPEIHQSDSLSIESLDEFDTNSFWFHLLNDAHRFIL is encoded by the exons ATGCCAAGAGTACCACCACAACAGCAGCAAAGTACAAACATGGAGGAGATAAAGAAGGGAGCGTGGTCTCCAGAGGAAGACCAGAAATTGAAATCTTATATCATAAGATATGGCATCTGGAATTGGAGCCAAATGCCCAAATTTGCAG GGCTTTCAAGAACGGGAAAAAGTTGTAGACTTCGATGGATGAACTATCTCCGCCCTGATGTTAAGAGAGGACCTTTTACCATGGAAGAAGTCGAAATAGTCATTAAAATGTACCAGGAATTGGGAAACAG ATGGTCGGCCATAGCTGCAAAAATATCAGGAAGAACGGACAACGAAATTAAAAACTTCTTCCACACACACTTAAAGAAGCATCTGaaattgaaaaatattgatgcCTCGATGAAGTCTAAGGTAAAACGCAAAAGGGTGGAGAAAACCAAGAAAAGCGAGGAGATAAATAATGCCGGTAAAGCTCAAGAAAAAACTCTATCATTTCTGGCTATTGGCCCGACAATGACGACAGATAATAATTCAATGATCGGAACATCGACCAACAACAGCAGTAGTTTGATGGTATCACCCTGTGGTTCTTCATCCTACAACAGCATTATTACATTTGACGAAAGCCAAAGGATGAATGTGGATCAACCAATCATTGAAATGGAAAACACGGTCATCTTGGAGAGCAATCCTGAAATTCATCAGTCAGATAGTTTGAGCATTGAGTCATTGGATGAGTTTGACACGAATTCATTCTGGTTTCATCTACTTAATGATGCTCACCGTTTTATTTTATGA